A window from Vulpes vulpes isolate BD-2025 chromosome 9, VulVul3, whole genome shotgun sequence encodes these proteins:
- the NEFM gene encoding neurofilament medium polypeptide: MSYTLDSLGNPSAYRRVTETRSSFSRVSGSPSSGFRSQSWSRGSPSTVSSSYKRSALAPRLAYSSAMLSSAESSLDFSQSSSLLNGGSGPGGDYKLSRSNEKEQLQGLNDRFAGYIEKVHYLEQQNKEIEAEIQALRQKQASHAQLGDAYDQEIRELRATLELVNHEKAQVQLDSDHLEEDIHRLKERFEEEARLRDDTEAAIRALRKDIEEASLVKVELDKKVQSLQDEVAFLRSNHEEEVADLLAQIQASHITVERKDYLKTDISSALKEIRSQLECHSDQNMHQAEEWFKCRYAKLTEAAEQNKEAIRSAKEEIAEYRRQLQSKSIELESVRGTKESLERQLSDIEERHNHDLSSYQDTIQQLENELRGTKWEMARHLREYQDLLNVKMALDIEIAAYRKLLEGEETRFSTFAGSITGPLYTHRQPSVTISSKIQKTKVEAPKLKVQHKFVEEIIEETKVEDEKSEMEDALTAIAEELAVSMKEEKEEEAEEKEEEQAEEEVVATKKSPVKAAAPELKEEEEGEKEEEEGQEEEEEEEEGAKSDQAEEGGSEKEGSSEKEEGEQEEEGETEAEGEGEEAEAKEEKKIEEKGEEVAPKEEPVAEAKVEKPEKAKSPMPKSPVEEVKPKAEAGAEKGEQKKEEEKVEEEKKEEAKESPKEEKVEKKEEKPKEVPEKKKAESPVKEEVVEEVSTVTKSVKVSLEKDAKEEKPQPQEKEKEKEKAEEEGGSEEEGGDQGSKESRKEDIAVNGEVEGKEEEQETKEKGSGGEEEKGVVTNGLDLSPADEKKGGDRGEEKVVVTKKIEKITSEGGDGATKYITKSVTVTQKVEEHEETFEEKLVSTKKVEKVTSHAIVKEVTQSD, translated from the exons ATGAGCTACACGTTGGACTCGCTGGGCAACCCGTCCGCCTACCGGCGGGTCACCGAGACCCGCTCCAGCTTCAGCCGCGTCAGCGGCTCCCCGTCCAGCGGCTTCCGCTCGCAGTCGTGGTCCCGCGGCTCGCCCAGCACCGTGTCCTCCTCCTACAAGCGCAGCGCGCTCGCCCCGCGCCTCGCCTACAGCTCGGCTATGCTCAGCTCCGCCGAGAGCAGCCTCGACTTCAGCCAGTCCTCGTCGCTGCTCAACGGCGGCTCCGGGCCGGGCGGAGACTACAAGCTGTCCCGCTCCAACGAGAAGGAACAGCTGCAGGGGCTGAACGACCGCTTCGCGGGCTACATCGAGAAGGTGCACTACCTGGAGCAGCAGAACAAGGAGATCGAGGCGGAGATCCAGGCGCTGCGGCAGAAGCAGGCCTCGCACGCCCAGCTGGGCGACGCGTACGACCAGGAGATCCGCGAGCTGCGCGCCACCCTCGAGCTGGTGAACCACGAGAAGGCTCAGGTGCAGCTGGACTCGGACCACCTGGAGGAAGACATCCACCGGCTCAAGGAGCGCTTCGAGGAGGAGGCACGGCTGCGCGACGACACCGAGGCGGCCATCCGCGCGCTGCGCAAGGACATCGAGGAGGCGTCGCTGGTCAAGGTGGAGCTGGACAAGAAGGTGCAGTCGCTGCAGGACGAGGTGGCCTTCCTGCGGAGCAACCACGAGGAGGAGGTGGCCGACCTGCTGGCGCAGATCCAGGCGTCGCACATCACGGTGGAGCGCAAAGACTACCTGAAGACAGACATCTCGTCGGCGCTGAAGGAGATCCGCTCCCAGCTCGAATGCCACTCGGACCAGAACATGCACCAGGCCGAAGAGTGGTTTAAGTGCCGCTACGCCAAGCTGACCGAGGCGGCCGAGCAGAACAAGGAGGCCATCCGCTCCGCCAAGGAGGAGATCGCCGAGTACCGGCGCCAGCTGCAGTCCAAGAGCATCGAGCTCGAGTCGGTGCGCGGCACCAAGGAGTCCCTGGAGCGGCAGCTCAGCGACATCGAGGAGCGCCATAACCACGATCTCAGCAGCTACCAG GACACCATCCAGCAGTTGGAAAATGAGCTTCGGGGCACAAAGTGGGAAATGGCTCGTCATTTGCGAGAATACCAGGACCTCCTCAACGTCAAGATGGCTCTGGATATTGAGATCGCGGCGTACAG AAAACTACTGGAGGGTGAAGAGACCAGATTTAGCACATTTGCAGGAAGCATCACTGGACCGCTGTATACACACCGACAGCCCTCAGTCACAATATCCAGTAAGATTCAGAAAACCAAGGTAGAGGCTCCTAAGCTAAAGGTCCAACACAAATTTGTCGAGGAGATCATAGAGGAAACCAAAGTGGAAGATGagaaatcagaaatggaagaTGCCCTGACAGCCATTGCAGAGGAGCTGGCAGTGTccatgaaagaagagaaggaagaagaggcagaagaaaaggaagaggagcaaGCCGAAGAAGAAGTGGTAGCTACCAAAAAGTCTCCAGTGAAAGCGGCTGCCCCTGAActtaaagaggaggaagaaggtgaaaaggaggaagaggaaggccaagaggaagaagaggaggaagaggagggggctAAATCAGACCAAGCTGAAGAAGGAGGATCCGAGAAGGAAGGTTCTAGTGAAAAAGAAGAAGGCGaacaggaggaagaaggagaaacgGAGGCCGAAGGTGAAGGAGAGGAAGCCGAagctaaggaagaaaagaaaattgaagaaaaaggTGAAGAGGTGGCTCCCAAGGAGGAGCCGGTGGCAGAAGCCAAGGTGGAAAAACCAGAGAAAGCCAAGTCTCCCATGCCAAAATCCCCAGTGGAAGAGGTAAAGCCAAAAGCCGAAGCTGGAGCTGAGAAAGGcgaacagaaaaaggaagaagagaaagtggaggaagaaaagaaagaagaagcaaaggaatctcccaaggaagagaaggtggagaaaaaggaggagaagccAAAAGAAGTGCCCGAGAAGAAGAAGGCAGAGTCCCCAGTCAAGGAGGAAGTGGTGGAGGAGGTGAGCACCGTCACCAAATCAGTAAAGGTGAGCTTGGAGAAAGATGCCAAAGAGGAGAAGCCACAGccacaggagaaggagaaagagaaggagaaggcagaagaggagggaggaagtgaggaGGAAGGTGGTGACCAGGGTTCCAAGGAATCCAGGAAGGAAGACATAGCGGTAAAtggggaggtggaaggaaaggaggaagagcaggaaacTAAGGAGAAAGGCagtgggggagaagaggagaaaggggtTGTCACCAATGGGCTTGACTTAAGCCCAGCCGATGAAAAGAAGGGGGGAGACAGAGGTGAGGAAAAAGTGGTGGTGaccaaaaagatagaaaaaatcaCCAGTGAGGGGGGCGATGGTGCTACCAAATACATCACTAAATCTGTAACCGTCACTCAAAAGGTCGAAGAGCATGAAGAGACCTTTGAGGAGAAGCTAGTGTCTACCAAAAAGGTAGAGAAGGTCACTTCACACGCCATAGTAAAGGAAGTCACCCAGAGTGACTAA